From a single Brassica napus cultivar Da-Ae chromosome C9, Da-Ae, whole genome shotgun sequence genomic region:
- the LOC106357993 gene encoding thioredoxin H7, with translation MGSNVSSVHDVPSSAETKNGLVVEMESRRQWRSLFDSMKGSNKLLVIDFTAAWCGPCKAMEPRVKEIVSRYPEAVFARVDVDRFMDVAGTYRANTLPAFVFVKRGEEIDRVVGAKPDELVYKIEKHRV, from the exons ATGGGTTCCAACGTTTCATCTGTGCATGATGTTCCTTCATCAGCGGAAACCAAGAATGGTTTGGTTGTGGAAATGGAATCAAGAAGACAGTGGAGATCTCTCTTTGATTCCATGAAAGGCTCAAATAAATTg CTAGTGATTGATTTCACTGCTGCATGGTGTGGACCTTGTAAAGCAATGGAACCTAGAGTTAAGGAGATCGTTTCTAGGTATCCAGAAGCTGTTTTTGCGAGGGTTGATGTGGATAGATTCATG GATGTGGCTGGAACATATAGAGCAAATACTCTTCCAGCCTTTGTTTTTGTgaagagaggagaagagattGATAGGGTTGTTGGAGCCAAACCTGATGAACTTGTGTACAAGATTGAAAAGcatagggtttaa
- the LOC106357992 gene encoding dnaJ homolog subfamily B member 1, with product MGVDYYNVLNVPPSASEDDLKKSYRRLAMKWHPDKNPSSKKEAEAKFKQISEAYDVLSDPQRRQIYDQYGEDGLKSSDLPTPATQRSYSSSNNNNEFRYYPRDAEDIFNEFFGASGDAFGGGGRWESGNGGGSRFRSAEAGSQTSRKATANRKAPAIESKLACTLEELYKGGRRKMRISRVVPDGLGKPKTVEEILKIDITPGWKKGTKITFPEKGNHEPGVTPADLIFVIDEKPHSVYKRDGNDLIVDKKVSLLEALTGITISLTTLDGRNLTIPVLDIVKPGQEIVIPNEGMPISKEVSKRGDLRINFDICFPSRLTLEQKTDLKRVLGGAAVDN from the exons ATGGGGGTTGATTACTACAACGTACTGAACGTGCCCCCAAGCGCGAGCGAAGATGATCTGAAGAAATCCTACAGAAGACTAGCGATGAAATGGCATCCCGACAAGAACCCTTCGAGCAAGAAAGAAGCTGAAGCTAAATTCAAACAGATCTCCGAAGCTTACGATGTCCTGAGCGATCCTCAAAGGCGTCAGATCTACGATCAATACGGCGAGGACGGGCTCAAGTCTTCCGACTTACCAACGCCGGCTACGCAGCGGAGCTACTCCtccagcaacaacaacaacgagtTTCGGTATTATCCGCGAGACGCTGAAGATATTTTCAACGAGTTTTTCGGCGCGTCGGGGGATGCATTCGGCGGAGGAGGGAGGTGGGAGAGTGGCAACGGAGGAGGAAGCAGGTTCAGAAGCGCGGAGGCGGGAAGTCAGACGAGTAGGAAAGCGACGGCGAATAGGAAAGCTCCTGCGATCGAGAGCAAGCTGGCTTGTACTCTCGAGGAGTTGTATAAAGGTGGGAGGAGGAAGATGCGAATCTCACGCGTTGTCCCTGATGGTCTCGG GAAGCCAAAGACAGTGGAAGAGATTTTGAAGATAGACATTACACCAGGATGGAAGAAAGGAACAAAGATCACATTCCCAGAGAAAGGAAACCATGAACCAGGAGTCACTCCTGCTGATCTCATCTTCGTCATCGATGAGAAACCGCACTCGGTCTACAAAAGAGATGGAAACGATCTGATTGTAGACAAGAAAGTCTCGCTTTTGGAAGCTCTAACAGGTATCACTATCAGCCTGACAACGCTAGACGGGAGGAATCTGACTATACCGGTTTTGGATATCGTTAAACCGGGTCAGGAGATTGTGATCCCTAACGAAGGAATGCCTATCTCTAAAGAAGTTTCCAAGAGGGGAGATCTTAGGATAAACTTCGATATCTGTTTCCCTTCGAGGCTAACATTGGAACAGAAGACAGATCTTAAGAGAGTTCTTGGTGGAGCTGCAGTTGACAACTAG
- the BNAC09G15070D gene encoding uncharacterized protein BNAC09G15070D: MDFFQKAKAVRLRSHHDKYLIADEDEESVTQERNGSAGAAKWTVEPVPGSSNLIRLKSAYGKYLTASNKPFLLGATGRKVLQTNPSRLDSSLAWEPIRDGALVKLKTRYGHFLRGNGGLPPWRNSVTHDIPHRSATQDWILWHVDVVDILTDQHQQPQPQPPSPLHHSDSLDFEPGSPSRSNRFFRQESTDSVAVGSPPKSEGRVIYYHVADDDGDVEDDSVEVKSFTFKGNGVEELTKRLKEESNVEDVIVCTRSPLNGKLFPLRLQLPPNNADMTVVLVPVSSKIAEGFIK, translated from the exons ATGGACTTTTTCCAGAAAGCCAAAGCCGTTCGTTTACGGAGCCACCACGACAAGTACCTAATCGCCGACGAAGACGAAGAGTCCGTCACTCAAGAACGCAACGGCTCAGCAGGCGCAGCCAAATGGACCGTGGAACCGGTCCCAGGCTCCTCCAATCTAATCCGCCTCAAAAGCGCTTACGGCAAGTACTTAACGGCGTCAAACAAACCGTTTCTCCTCGGAGCCACGGGAAGAAAAGTTCTGCAGACTAATCCGAGCCGTCTCGACTCGTCTCTCGCCTGGGAACCGATCAGAGACGGTGCTTTGGTCAAGCTCAAGACGCGTTACGGTCACTTCCTTCGCGGTAACGGTGGCTTGCCTCCGTGGAGAAACTCCGTCACTCACGATATTCCTCACAGATCGGCTACTCAGGATTGGATTCTTTGGCACGTCGACGTCGTCGATATTCTCACCGATCAACACCAGCAGCCACAGCCGCAGCCTCCGTCTCCGCTTCATCATTCTGATTCTCTCGATTTCGAACCTGGATCTCCTTCCAGATCTAACCGTTTCTTCAGACAGGAG TCAACGGATTCGGTAGCGGTTGGATCGCCGCCGAAATCGGAAGGGAGAGTGATATACTACCACGTGGCGGACGATGACGGTGATGTTGAGGATGATTCAGTTGAGGTGAAGTCGTTTACTTTCAAAGGCAATGGGGTTGAGGAGCTGACTAAGAGGTTGAAAGAAGAGAGCAATGTGGAAGATGTTATCGTTTGTACTCGCAGTCCTTTGAACGGGAAGCTTTTCCCTTTGCGTCTTCAGCTTCCGCCGAATAATGCCGACATGACCGTTGTTTTAGTACCAGTCTCATCGAAAA TAGCGGAAGGGTTCATCAAGTGA